One window of the Actinomyces wuliandei genome contains the following:
- a CDS encoding DAK2 domain-containing protein: protein MARRQEHARAGQGAPAVVLGGATIRHWILLAEAVAVDVRDLVDALNVFPVPDADTGTNVLLTLRSATEGLERVPSSADAVQVSRAVADSTVRGARGNSGLLVSQALSALADVCAQATDPSGLRAVDLVHAVERMASTTWAAVSRPVTGTLLTVVRDAATAARRALDESTPQAPASLSAVAAAAAFGAQESVVETVGLGHGPVDAGAAAVMLLLTGLSDSIDATGATGAADVGRDGGAWQDRAPYTAVAYQMLRELAAGGLSHGAGGAAPGAAGASSGEFEVMYLLEATADQAARLREDLERVGDSVGVVGTPDALGVGLYQVHVHTDTPRAALPRQGRARQTCIHHLHPTALVAPAEEPPSPWSATDSAGHVVSFERLAARRAERRAQSVRMHPSQAVPHPGLDTAADALSAGPVDSPGPLPRPGARSRRVGVIACTRAPGLVEQLARTGAVVVLDPDRDAVVRAAGDLGVAQVVVLPCDAASTQVAHEAARFLAARSAVSVTLAASSAPEGGRRDLEGGGAARHLGASAVPEPGGPQLLVCDTDNEARVLAAAVAVAGQGQGVPLADLAQRASQAGARIRTLCLGGAEAEPEAVVRAIHAALRPDDELLTVVTGRHASRDVAVLVVGALAQRGQVTGVEPPDDDVPGVIPGVSPGVSPGVEVAVHAGGQEEPDVLVAIE from the coding sequence ATGGCGCGTCGGCAGGAACACGCCCGGGCAGGGCAGGGTGCGCCCGCTGTCGTCCTGGGGGGTGCCACGATACGTCACTGGATCCTCCTGGCCGAGGCGGTTGCCGTGGACGTGAGGGACCTGGTGGACGCGCTCAACGTCTTCCCGGTCCCGGACGCCGACACGGGGACAAACGTCCTGCTCACGCTGCGCTCGGCCACCGAGGGGCTGGAACGCGTGCCGTCCTCGGCAGACGCTGTCCAGGTGTCGCGGGCCGTGGCCGACAGCACTGTACGGGGGGCTCGGGGGAACTCGGGCCTGCTGGTCTCCCAGGCGCTGTCTGCGCTGGCGGACGTGTGCGCACAGGCCACCGACCCCTCGGGGCTGCGGGCTGTGGATCTGGTGCACGCCGTGGAGCGGATGGCCTCGACGACGTGGGCGGCTGTCTCCCGCCCTGTGACCGGGACCCTGCTGACGGTGGTCCGCGATGCCGCGACGGCTGCCCGTCGCGCCCTGGACGAGTCCACGCCCCAGGCTCCGGCCTCCCTGAGTGCTGTCGCCGCTGCGGCTGCCTTTGGTGCGCAGGAGTCCGTCGTGGAGACCGTCGGACTGGGGCACGGACCGGTTGACGCAGGGGCAGCCGCTGTCATGCTGCTGCTTACCGGCCTGTCTGACAGCATCGACGCTACCGGTGCCACAGGGGCTGCCGACGTGGGCAGGGACGGCGGCGCCTGGCAGGACCGGGCACCCTACACCGCAGTGGCCTACCAGATGCTGCGCGAGCTCGCGGCCGGGGGACTCTCCCACGGGGCAGGCGGGGCTGCCCCCGGTGCCGCTGGGGCGTCCTCGGGCGAGTTCGAGGTCATGTACCTGCTGGAGGCGACGGCCGACCAGGCCGCCCGGCTGCGTGAGGACCTGGAGCGGGTCGGGGACTCGGTGGGGGTGGTGGGAACCCCTGACGCTCTTGGTGTGGGGCTCTACCAGGTCCACGTCCACACCGACACCCCCCGTGCGGCCCTGCCGCGTCAGGGGCGGGCGCGCCAGACCTGCATCCACCACCTCCATCCCACCGCCCTGGTCGCCCCGGCTGAGGAGCCCCCCTCCCCGTGGTCGGCCACGGACTCGGCAGGCCACGTGGTCTCCTTCGAGCGGCTGGCGGCACGACGTGCCGAGCGTCGGGCACAGTCCGTGCGCATGCACCCCTCCCAGGCGGTCCCCCACCCCGGGCTGGACACTGCCGCCGATGCCCTCTCCGCCGGTCCTGTCGACAGTCCAGGCCCGCTTCCGCGGCCAGGGGCGCGCAGTCGCAGGGTCGGTGTCATCGCCTGCACCCGGGCCCCGGGACTGGTGGAGCAGCTGGCGCGCACCGGGGCTGTCGTCGTGCTGGATCCCGACCGTGATGCCGTGGTGCGGGCCGCTGGTGACCTGGGGGTGGCCCAGGTCGTCGTCCTTCCCTGCGATGCCGCCAGTACCCAGGTCGCCCACGAGGCTGCCCGGTTCCTGGCGGCTCGCTCAGCCGTGTCTGTGACGCTGGCCGCGTCCTCGGCGCCTGAGGGGGGCCGCCGTGACCTGGAGGGCGGGGGCGCCGCCCGGCACCTCGGTGCGTCAGCTGTGCCTGAGCCCGGGGGACCCCAGCTACTGGTGTGCGACACCGACAACGAGGCCCGTGTCCTGGCTGCGGCCGTGGCCGTGGCGGGCCAGGGGCAGGGCGTCCCGCTGGCCGACCTGGCCCAGCGCGCCTCTCAGGCTGGGGCCAGGATACGCACCCTCTGCCTGGGCGGGGCCGAGGCGGAACCGGAGGCCGTGGTACGGGCTATTCACGCTGCCCTGAGGCCGGACGACGAGCTGCTCACCGTCGTCACCGGACGACACGCCAGCAGGGACGTCGCGGTCCTGGTTGTCGGCGCCCTCGCGCAGCGCGGTCAGGTCACCGGCGTGGAGCCCCCCGACGATGACGTCCCCGGCGTCATCCCCGGGGTCTCTCCCGGGGTCTCTCCCGGGGTCGAGGTCGCTGTCCACGCGGGGGGCCAGGAGGAGCCTGATGTCCTCGTCGCCATCGAGTAG